A section of the Devosia rhizoryzae genome encodes:
- the hisD gene encoding histidinol dehydrogenase encodes MPIWLKRGKDVEERAEADRQVRATVEGILADIEKRGDAAIQELSAKFDKWERKDFRLSQAEIDECMSQLTDQDLSDIEFAQTQVRNFAQAQRNTMQDLEVETLPGVTLGHKHVPINAVGCYVPGGKYPLLASAHMSVITAKVAGCERVITCAPPFGGKPAPAVVAAQAMAGADEIYVLGGIQAIGAMAIGTETIAPVDMLVGPGNAFVAEAKRQLFGRVGIDLFAGPTETLVIADETVDGEMCATDLLGQAEHGPTSPAILLTNSEKLARETMAEIDRILEILPTGEIARKSWQDFGEVIVCDSYEEMLAEADRIASEHVQVMTDRDMWFRDNITNYGALFLGPRTNVAYGDKVIGTNHTLPTMKAARYTGGLWVGKFMKTCTWQTVTTDEASAMIGEYGSRLSMLEGFVGHAEQANVRVRRYGGRNVPYGTGAAPRTQAAE; translated from the coding sequence ATGCCGATCTGGCTCAAGCGCGGTAAGGATGTCGAGGAACGGGCAGAGGCGGATCGTCAGGTTCGCGCCACCGTGGAAGGTATTCTCGCCGATATCGAAAAGCGCGGCGACGCCGCGATCCAGGAACTGTCGGCCAAGTTCGACAAGTGGGAGCGCAAGGACTTTCGCCTGAGCCAGGCCGAGATTGACGAGTGCATGTCCCAGCTTACCGATCAGGATCTGAGCGACATCGAATTCGCCCAGACGCAGGTGCGCAACTTCGCCCAGGCGCAGCGCAATACGATGCAGGACCTCGAGGTCGAAACGCTGCCCGGCGTGACGCTTGGGCATAAGCATGTGCCGATCAACGCCGTGGGCTGCTACGTTCCTGGCGGCAAATATCCGCTGCTTGCGTCCGCCCACATGTCGGTGATCACCGCCAAGGTCGCCGGCTGCGAACGCGTCATCACCTGCGCTCCTCCGTTTGGCGGTAAGCCCGCCCCAGCCGTGGTCGCCGCGCAGGCCATGGCGGGCGCTGACGAAATCTATGTTCTCGGCGGCATCCAGGCCATCGGCGCCATGGCGATCGGCACCGAAACCATCGCCCCGGTCGATATGCTTGTCGGTCCCGGCAATGCCTTCGTCGCCGAAGCCAAGCGCCAGCTGTTCGGCCGCGTCGGCATCGACTTGTTTGCCGGCCCTACCGAGACCCTGGTCATCGCCGACGAAACCGTCGACGGCGAAATGTGCGCCACCGATCTTCTTGGCCAGGCCGAGCACGGCCCGACCTCGCCTGCGATCCTCCTGACCAATTCGGAAAAGCTCGCCCGCGAAACCATGGCCGAGATCGACCGCATTCTCGAAATTCTCCCGACCGGCGAAATCGCGCGCAAGTCGTGGCAGGATTTCGGCGAAGTCATTGTCTGCGACAGCTACGAAGAAATGCTGGCCGAAGCCGACCGCATCGCCTCCGAGCATGTCCAGGTGATGACCGATCGCGATATGTGGTTCCGCGATAACATCACCAACTATGGCGCGCTGTTCCTAGGGCCGCGCACCAATGTTGCCTATGGCGATAAGGTCATCGGCACCAATCATACTCTGCCCACCATGAAGGCTGCGCGCTATACCGGTGGTCTCTGGGTCGGCAAGTTCATGAAAACCTGCACCTGGCAAACGGTCACCACCGACGAAGCCTCGGCCATGATCGGTGAATACGGCTCGCGCCTCTCGATGCTGGAAGGCTTTGTCGGCCACGCCGAACAGGCCAATGTCCGCGTGCGCCGTTACGGCGGTCGCAACGTGCCCTATGGCACGGGCGCTGCACCGCGCACGCAAGCCGCCGAGTAG
- a CDS encoding RlmE family RNA methyltransferase produces MVNSKALGTGGRKSDKDLKIRVKTAKGRKVASTKWLERQLNDPYVARARSEGYRSRAAFKIKEMNEKQKFFKKGSRVVDLGAAPGGWSQVAAAAVGSTDANPLVVGIDYLDMDPIPGVILFKKDFTEDDAPGLLIDALGGHKADVVMSDMAWPTTGHRATDHLRIVHLIEIAADFAIQVLAPGGSFVAKVFQGGTEHELLHMLKRHFNTTFHIKPPSSRKDSAEAYLVAKGFKGSNVAENAEEER; encoded by the coding sequence ATGGTCAATAGCAAGGCTCTGGGCACCGGCGGGCGCAAGTCCGACAAGGATCTGAAGATCCGCGTCAAGACGGCCAAGGGGCGCAAGGTCGCGTCCACTAAATGGCTCGAGCGCCAGCTCAACGACCCCTATGTGGCCCGCGCCCGATCGGAAGGCTATCGCTCGCGCGCGGCCTTCAAGATCAAGGAAATGAACGAGAAGCAGAAGTTCTTCAAAAAGGGCAGCCGCGTGGTCGACCTCGGCGCCGCACCGGGCGGCTGGTCGCAGGTGGCGGCGGCGGCGGTGGGCTCGACCGATGCCAACCCGCTGGTCGTGGGTATCGATTATCTCGACATGGATCCGATCCCCGGCGTCATCCTGTTCAAGAAGGATTTCACCGAAGACGACGCGCCGGGGCTGCTGATCGACGCGCTGGGCGGGCACAAGGCCGATGTGGTGATGAGCGACATGGCCTGGCCGACGACCGGCCATCGCGCCACCGATCACCTGCGCATCGTGCACCTGATCGAGATCGCAGCGGATTTTGCCATTCAGGTGCTGGCGCCGGGCGGTTCGTTCGTCGCCAAGGTGTTCCAGGGTGGCACCGAGCATGAGCTCCTGCATATGCTCAAGCGCCATTTCAACACGACCTTTCACATCAAGCCGCCATCGAGCCGCAAGGATTCGGCGGAGGCGTATCTGGTGGCGAAGGGGTTCAAGGGTTCGAACGTAGCTGAGAACGCTGAAGAAGAGCGGTAG
- a CDS encoding MFS transporter, whose translation MILATALFMENMDSTVIATSLAAIAADIGTEPISLKLALTAYLVALAIFIPISSWMADRFGARRVFRVAMLVFMIGSLCCAFSGSLEQFVGARFIQGMGGAMMGPVARLVLVRMTPRHQLVDAMAWLTIPALIGPIVGPPFGGFLTTFFSWHWIFIINIPIGMLGIVLVGLALPNDERSAPRKIDGPGFVLAGLAFALFAFGCSVVSLPALPPIYGVVSAALGIGLGYIYVRHALSTEYPLLDLRLLAVRNFRITMVAGTFFRLGQGAVPFLFPLMLQLAFGLTPFQSGMVTFAGAVGALAAKFVANWIFAHWGFKYPLVASTAISAAGILVMGFYEPGTPIPLMLAILVFTGFWQSTFWTGSNAFTFADVEDKDAGQANTMSQVWGQLMFAMGVALGGGTLELAHRLRGGDELALSDFHMAFYVVAAVGALATILYLRLPRNAGHQLSARDGVH comes from the coding sequence CTGATCCTGGCCACGGCCTTGTTCATGGAGAACATGGACTCCACCGTTATTGCGACCTCGCTCGCTGCGATCGCCGCCGATATCGGCACCGAACCGATATCGCTCAAGCTCGCGCTGACCGCCTATCTTGTGGCGCTGGCAATCTTCATCCCGATTTCAAGCTGGATGGCGGACCGTTTCGGCGCCCGGCGCGTGTTTCGCGTCGCCATGCTGGTCTTCATGATAGGGTCGCTTTGTTGCGCCTTTTCCGGTTCGCTGGAGCAGTTCGTCGGCGCCCGGTTCATCCAGGGCATGGGTGGCGCGATGATGGGGCCCGTGGCCCGTCTGGTGCTGGTGCGCATGACGCCGCGTCACCAGCTGGTCGACGCCATGGCCTGGCTCACCATTCCGGCGCTGATCGGCCCGATCGTCGGCCCGCCCTTTGGCGGCTTTCTGACGACGTTTTTCTCCTGGCACTGGATCTTCATCATCAACATCCCGATCGGAATGCTGGGCATCGTGCTGGTCGGCCTTGCCTTGCCCAATGACGAAAGGAGCGCACCGCGCAAGATCGATGGGCCGGGCTTCGTTCTGGCGGGCCTCGCCTTTGCCCTGTTTGCTTTCGGCTGTTCGGTGGTGAGCCTCCCCGCCCTGCCCCCTATCTATGGTGTCGTTTCCGCGGCGCTGGGCATTGGGCTTGGCTACATCTATGTGCGCCACGCGCTCTCGACCGAATATCCGCTGCTCGACCTGCGCCTCCTTGCTGTGCGCAATTTCCGCATCACCATGGTCGCCGGCACCTTCTTCCGGCTCGGCCAAGGCGCGGTGCCGTTCCTCTTCCCGTTGATGCTGCAGCTGGCTTTCGGCCTCACGCCATTTCAATCGGGCATGGTGACCTTTGCCGGCGCCGTCGGTGCGCTGGCCGCAAAGTTCGTCGCCAACTGGATCTTCGCCCATTGGGGCTTCAAGTATCCTCTGGTCGCGTCCACAGCCATCTCGGCCGCCGGTATCCTGGTCATGGGCTTTTACGAGCCCGGCACGCCGATCCCGCTGATGCTGGCCATCCTAGTCTTTACCGGCTTCTGGCAATCGACCTTCTGGACAGGCTCGAACGCCTTCACCTTCGCCGATGTCGAGGATAAGGATGCGGGCCAAGCCAACACGATGAGCCAGGTCTGGGGCCAACTCATGTTCGCCATGGGCGTCGCCCTCGGCGGTGGCACCCTGGAGCTTGCGCACCGGCTACGCGGCGGCGACGAACTGGCGCTCAGCGATTTCCACATGGCCTTCTATGTCGTGGCTGCCGTGGGCGCACTGGCCACGATCCTCTACCTGCGCCTGCCGCGCAATGCCGGGCACCAGCTCTCGGCGCGGGATGGGGTGCACTAA
- a CDS encoding SDR family NAD(P)-dependent oxidoreductase: MTLPRTPSFRLDGKRALVTGGTRGIGLGAAVALAEAGAAVTIAARTASDIETVVNEMAAADFAVEGVALDITDSDTVKTFVDDVEPFQILVNSAGTARHSSFTQITPANYQAVMNLNLGATIFVSQAIVARLLAARLPGSIIHISSQMGHVGGPARAVYSASKHAVEGLTKAMAIELGPNNIRVNTVCPTFVETELTAKNLSDPDFRNWVLSKIKLGRLGRVEDLMGPIVFLASDAAALITGTSLLVDGGWTAE, translated from the coding sequence ATGACACTGCCCCGCACCCCCAGCTTTCGCCTCGACGGCAAGCGTGCTCTCGTCACCGGGGGAACGCGAGGCATCGGGCTGGGTGCGGCGGTGGCACTGGCCGAGGCCGGCGCGGCGGTGACCATCGCCGCCCGCACCGCTTCGGATATCGAAACAGTCGTCAACGAGATGGCTGCTGCCGATTTTGCGGTCGAGGGCGTGGCGCTCGACATCACCGACAGCGACACTGTCAAAACCTTTGTCGACGATGTCGAACCGTTCCAGATCCTCGTCAACTCGGCCGGCACCGCGCGGCACTCCAGTTTCACCCAGATTACGCCCGCCAACTACCAGGCGGTGATGAACTTGAATTTAGGCGCGACGATCTTTGTCTCGCAGGCCATCGTTGCGCGGTTGCTGGCTGCGAGACTGCCCGGCTCGATAATCCACATCTCGTCGCAGATGGGGCATGTAGGCGGGCCGGCGCGCGCGGTCTACTCCGCCAGCAAACATGCTGTGGAGGGCCTCACAAAGGCCATGGCAATCGAGCTCGGGCCGAACAATATTCGGGTCAACACGGTGTGCCCGACATTTGTCGAAACCGAGTTGACGGCCAAGAACCTGAGCGACCCGGACTTCAGAAACTGGGTGCTCTCCAAGATCAAGCTTGGCCGGCTGGGAAGAGTGGAAGACCTGATGGGCCCGATCGTGTTTCTGGCGAGTGACGCCGCAGCACTGATCACCGGCACATCGCTTCTGGTGGATGGCGGATGGACGGCGGAGTAA
- the guaB gene encoding IMP dehydrogenase gives MAKIITTATGDYALTFDDVLLQPARSDILPTETDIATYVTKDISLNLPILSSAMDTVTEANMAIAMAQAGGLGVIHKNLTAAEQAEQVRMVKSFESGMVVNPITIGPEATLADALALMQKSRISGIPVVENGGTGGRAIGKLVGILTNRDVRFASHPAQPIRELMTHQNLITVRDGVSKDEAKVLLHKHRIEKLLVVDEDYRCIGLITVKDIEKAQLHPNAVKDEQGRLRVAAASTVGDNGFERSLALIEAGVDLLVIDTAHGHSVRVAEAVERVKRESNSTRIVAGNVATAEATKALIDAGADAVKVGIGPGSICTTRIVAGVGVPQLAAVMACAEEGHKQGVPVIADGGIKFSGDMAKALAGGASCVMVGSLLAGTDEAPGEVFLYQGRSYKSYRGMGSVGAMGAGSADRYFQQDVRDQMKLVPEGIEGQVPYKGPVGAVLHQLAGGLRASMGYTGAHTLEDFRDNATFVKISAAALGESHVHDVTITREAPNYRSGR, from the coding sequence TTGGCAAAGATTATTACCACCGCAACCGGCGACTATGCGCTCACCTTCGACGACGTGCTGCTGCAGCCTGCGCGCTCCGATATTTTGCCGACCGAAACCGACATCGCGACCTATGTCACCAAGGACATAAGCCTTAACCTGCCCATCCTGTCCTCCGCCATGGACACGGTGACCGAAGCCAATATGGCGATCGCCATGGCGCAGGCCGGGGGCTTGGGCGTCATCCACAAGAACCTGACCGCCGCAGAACAGGCCGAGCAGGTGCGGATGGTGAAGAGCTTTGAATCGGGCATGGTGGTCAACCCGATTACCATCGGCCCCGAAGCGACCCTCGCCGACGCGCTGGCACTGATGCAGAAGTCGCGCATTTCCGGCATTCCGGTGGTCGAAAATGGCGGCACCGGCGGCCGCGCCATCGGCAAGCTGGTCGGCATCCTCACCAATCGCGATGTTCGCTTTGCGTCTCATCCGGCCCAGCCGATCCGCGAGCTGATGACGCACCAGAACCTCATCACCGTGCGCGACGGCGTGAGCAAGGACGAGGCCAAGGTGCTGCTGCACAAGCACCGGATCGAAAAGCTGCTGGTGGTCGACGAGGATTATCGCTGCATCGGCCTCATCACCGTCAAGGACATCGAAAAGGCGCAGCTCCATCCCAATGCGGTCAAGGACGAGCAGGGACGGTTGCGCGTAGCGGCCGCTTCGACCGTCGGCGACAACGGTTTCGAGCGCTCGCTGGCGCTGATCGAGGCTGGGGTGGACCTCCTGGTGATCGACACGGCGCATGGTCACTCGGTGCGCGTCGCCGAAGCCGTCGAACGCGTGAAGCGCGAAAGCAATTCGACCCGCATCGTCGCCGGCAATGTCGCGACCGCCGAGGCGACCAAGGCGCTAATCGATGCCGGCGCTGACGCCGTCAAGGTGGGTATCGGGCCGGGCTCGATCTGCACGACGCGCATCGTCGCGGGCGTCGGCGTGCCGCAACTGGCAGCCGTCATGGCCTGCGCCGAAGAAGGCCACAAGCAGGGCGTCCCGGTAATCGCCGATGGCGGCATCAAGTTCTCGGGCGACATGGCCAAGGCCCTCGCCGGCGGCGCCTCCTGCGTCATGGTGGGCTCGTTGCTGGCAGGGACCGACGAGGCGCCGGGCGAAGTGTTCCTCTACCAGGGCCGCTCCTATAAATCCTATCGCGGCATGGGCTCGGTCGGCGCCATGGGTGCGGGCTCGGCGGATCGCTATTTCCAGCAGGATGTGCGGGACCAGATGAAGCTCGTGCCCGAGGGTATCGAGGGTCAGGTGCCGTATAAGGGCCCGGTGGGGGCCGTCCTCCACCAGCTCGCCGGCGGCCTGCGGGCCTCGATGGGCTATACCGGCGCCCACACACTCGAGGATTTCCGCGACAACGCCACCTTCGTGAAGATTTCGGCGGCGGCGCTTGGCGAAAGCCATGTGCATGACGTGACCATCACGCGGGAAGCGCCGAACTATCGCAGCGGGCGGTAA
- a CDS encoding MFS transporter, with amino-acid sequence MIRVTPLILAVALFMEQMDSTVIATSLPAIAADIGTEPIALKLALTAYFVALAIFIPISGWMADRYGAKNIFRLAIFVFMLGSLACSFAFSLESFVFSRFFQGIGSSMMTPVGRLLLVRSTPRNELVSAMAWLTIPALVAPVTGPLIGGFLTTYLSWHWIFWINIPIGIAGIILAGIYLKVPDERTPRPVDLVGFFIAAIAFSGTVFGLSVVSLPALPILYGYLTLAVGVTAGVMYLLHARRIKYPLLDPRLFRHSLFRSSITGGSLFRIGVGALPFLLPLMLQLGFGLNPFQSGAITFVSAIGAIMSKFLAERMFARFGFPRVLGVAAAFGGVLIAAQGLFTAETAVPLIMGVLLVGGILRSMFFTGSNAIGYADISDEEASQATAIVAVAQQLSVAFGVAVAGAIIEISRHYTGGALSLINFQIAFFVVGGLSALAGIVYFRLPPDAGSTVSGHRAIAKE; translated from the coding sequence TTGATCCGCGTTACCCCGCTCATCCTGGCGGTGGCCCTGTTCATGGAACAGATGGATTCCACCGTTATCGCCACATCCCTGCCGGCCATCGCCGCCGATATCGGCACCGAGCCGATCGCGCTCAAGCTCGCGCTCACCGCTTATTTCGTGGCCTTGGCGATCTTTATTCCGATCAGCGGCTGGATGGCCGATCGCTATGGCGCGAAAAATATTTTCCGGCTGGCGATCTTCGTCTTCATGCTCGGCTCTCTTGCCTGCAGCTTTGCATTTTCCCTCGAAAGCTTTGTTTTCTCGCGGTTTTTCCAGGGCATCGGCTCGTCGATGATGACGCCAGTGGGGCGCCTCTTGCTGGTGCGTTCCACGCCGCGCAACGAGCTGGTTTCGGCCATGGCGTGGCTCACGATCCCAGCTTTGGTGGCGCCGGTCACCGGCCCGTTGATCGGCGGGTTTTTGACCACCTATCTCAGCTGGCATTGGATCTTCTGGATCAACATCCCGATCGGCATTGCCGGCATAATCCTCGCTGGCATCTACCTCAAAGTACCGGACGAGCGAACGCCCCGGCCCGTCGATCTGGTTGGCTTCTTTATCGCGGCCATCGCTTTTTCAGGCACCGTGTTCGGCCTTTCGGTCGTGAGCCTGCCGGCCTTGCCGATCCTTTACGGCTACCTCACGCTTGCCGTGGGGGTCACGGCAGGGGTCATGTATCTTCTTCATGCGCGGCGCATAAAATATCCTCTGCTCGACCCGCGCCTTTTCCGTCACTCCCTGTTCCGATCCTCGATCACCGGCGGATCGCTGTTTCGCATCGGAGTGGGCGCCCTGCCCTTTCTCCTGCCGCTGATGCTGCAGCTCGGCTTCGGGCTTAACCCGTTCCAATCAGGCGCAATCACCTTCGTTTCGGCGATCGGCGCCATCATGAGCAAGTTCCTGGCAGAGCGCATGTTTGCCCGCTTCGGTTTTCCGCGCGTGCTGGGTGTCGCTGCAGCCTTTGGCGGCGTGCTGATCGCGGCACAGGGCCTCTTCACGGCCGAAACCGCGGTGCCGCTGATCATGGGCGTGCTGCTGGTGGGCGGCATTTTGCGCTCTATGTTCTTCACCGGCTCGAACGCCATCGGCTATGCCGACATTTCCGATGAGGAAGCGAGCCAGGCAACAGCGATCGTTGCCGTGGCCCAGCAGCTTTCAGTCGCCTTCGGCGTTGCCGTCGCCGGTGCGATCATCGAAATCTCGCGCCATTACACCGGCGGCGCCTTGTCGCTGATCAATTTCCAGATCGCCTTTTTCGTGGTGGGTGGCCTCAGCGCCCTTGCCGGTATTGTTTATTTCCGCCTGCCGCCCGATGCCGGCAGCACTGTTTCAGGCCACCGCGCCATAGCAAAAGAATAG
- a CDS encoding LacI family DNA-binding transcriptional regulator, translated as MTSSQVAEHAGVSQSAVSRTFTPGASISSKTRQKVLASAKVLGYRPNAIARSLITNRSRIIAVVMAYLENLFYPDVLEELGRALAAENYHLLLFTGFMDRDSDPVFDQLMQYRVDGIILASTSLSSELSEECASAGIPVVLFNRTTERDAVSSVTTRNREGGKRIAEFLVAGGHKSFGYIAGLENSSTNRDRHQGYVEGLAGHGITEIAYEVGNYSRPEAEAAARMMFSRPDRPEALFVANDHMAVAVMDVARYEFGLKIPEDISIVGYDDVGPAVWRSYGITSMSQPVKRMVESTVDILMDQITSGEIEAEHRIHNGELVVRSSARHPETGIVEADGRKIFRPKDV; from the coding sequence GTGACCTCCTCGCAAGTCGCCGAACATGCCGGCGTCTCGCAATCGGCTGTCTCGCGCACCTTCACGCCGGGCGCATCCATTTCCTCCAAGACTCGCCAGAAGGTTCTGGCTTCGGCCAAGGTGCTCGGCTACCGGCCCAATGCCATCGCCCGCTCGCTGATCACCAACCGCTCGCGCATCATCGCCGTGGTGATGGCTTATCTGGAAAACCTCTTCTACCCCGACGTGCTCGAAGAACTCGGCCGGGCGCTGGCTGCGGAAAACTACCACTTGCTGCTGTTCACCGGCTTCATGGATCGCGACAGCGACCCGGTTTTCGACCAGCTGATGCAGTACCGCGTCGACGGCATCATCCTTGCCTCGACCTCGCTTTCCTCAGAGCTTTCGGAAGAATGTGCCAGCGCGGGTATTCCGGTCGTCTTGTTTAACCGCACCACCGAGCGGGACGCGGTCTCGAGCGTCACCACCCGCAATAGGGAAGGCGGCAAGCGTATTGCCGAGTTCCTCGTCGCCGGTGGCCACAAGAGCTTTGGCTATATCGCGGGCCTTGAAAACTCATCGACCAATCGCGACCGCCACCAAGGCTATGTTGAAGGCTTGGCAGGTCACGGCATTACCGAGATTGCCTATGAAGTCGGCAATTACTCCCGGCCTGAGGCCGAAGCTGCGGCCCGCATGATGTTTTCGCGTCCTGACCGGCCCGAGGCGCTGTTTGTCGCCAACGACCACATGGCCGTCGCGGTGATGGACGTGGCGCGCTACGAATTCGGGCTCAAGATCCCCGAAGACATCTCCATCGTCGGCTATGACGATGTCGGTCCGGCCGTCTGGCGCTCCTACGGCATCACCTCCATGAGCCAACCGGTCAAGCGAATGGTCGAATCCACTGTCGACATCCTCATGGACCAGATCACCTCGGGCGAAATCGAAGCCGAGCATCGCATCCACAATGGCGAGCTCGTCGTACGCAGCTCAGCGCGGCATCCCGAGACCGGCATCGTCGAAGCCGACGGCCGCAAGATCTTCCGCCCTAAGGACGTTTGA
- a CDS encoding amidase, producing the protein MAETIDEKRAVFDEAVQRHGLQLSADEAESVRKLADWMSDGLACVETNAKPAIDATADMALDLSLFEQGNILRDGRLTSVALVEAYLRRIEARDGAYRAFYVVDREGALAAAKEADAAFAEGVDISHLHGIPVGIKDLIDVSGLATTANAPGRKNAFAEKDAEVVRRLRDAGAIVIGKLATYEWGTVGPDNRGAFPPARNPWSLEHITGGSSSGSAVAVAGGLLRTTLGTDTGGSLRGPAFYCGVVGLKPTFDLVPRSGVLPMSDSMDHVGPMSATVAEAAATLDVIADFPPGVSASEKLGRSISGLRIGYARNWFAQDSQTSPAVLSAIDTAISTLSQLGAIIEEVELPDYYSIEVAAAAILHKESFDYHAQSLRDRPDDFGRRAFLSLAAGLAVTEDELARARGAGELFRAEVDRLLLSHDALITAGALTTALLAAPFEKEAVWTPMRTIGFNVSGHPVLAMPIGFDNGLPMGMQIVGKHWDEATIVQIGDAFERATDHAVQRPPALT; encoded by the coding sequence GTGGCTGAGACCATCGACGAAAAGCGCGCCGTCTTCGACGAGGCGGTGCAGCGCCACGGGTTGCAGCTGTCGGCTGACGAGGCCGAAAGCGTGCGAAAACTTGCCGACTGGATGAGCGACGGCCTGGCGTGTGTGGAGACCAACGCCAAGCCTGCGATCGACGCGACCGCAGACATGGCGCTCGATCTCTCGCTCTTCGAGCAAGGCAATATCCTGCGTGATGGCCGGCTGACCTCGGTCGCATTGGTGGAAGCCTATTTGCGCCGTATCGAGGCGCGCGATGGCGCTTATCGCGCCTTCTACGTGGTCGATCGCGAAGGCGCGCTTGCTGCTGCGAAAGAGGCTGATGCAGCCTTTGCCGAAGGCGTCGACATCAGCCACCTCCATGGCATTCCAGTTGGCATCAAGGACCTGATCGACGTATCGGGCCTCGCGACGACGGCGAACGCCCCGGGACGCAAGAACGCCTTCGCCGAAAAAGACGCCGAGGTTGTCCGGCGTTTGCGCGATGCTGGCGCCATCGTCATCGGCAAGCTTGCGACTTATGAATGGGGCACTGTCGGCCCAGACAATCGAGGCGCCTTTCCGCCAGCGCGAAATCCCTGGAGCCTCGAGCATATTACTGGCGGTTCGTCGTCCGGCAGTGCGGTGGCGGTTGCCGGCGGCTTGCTGCGCACGACGCTGGGCACCGATACCGGCGGCTCGCTGCGCGGACCCGCCTTCTATTGCGGCGTCGTGGGGCTGAAGCCGACATTCGACCTCGTGCCGCGCAGCGGCGTGTTGCCGATGTCGGACAGCATGGACCATGTTGGGCCCATGAGCGCGACCGTTGCCGAGGCTGCCGCCACGCTCGATGTCATTGCCGATTTCCCGCCGGGGGTATCGGCATCGGAAAAGCTTGGCCGGTCCATATCGGGGCTGCGCATCGGCTACGCCCGCAACTGGTTTGCCCAGGATAGCCAGACCTCGCCGGCGGTTCTGAGCGCCATAGACACGGCGATTTCGACCCTGTCGCAACTTGGCGCGATCATCGAGGAAGTCGAGCTTCCCGACTATTACAGCATCGAAGTAGCCGCCGCCGCGATCCTTCACAAGGAAAGCTTCGACTATCATGCGCAGAGCCTGCGTGATCGTCCCGACGACTTCGGCCGCCGCGCTTTCTTGAGCCTGGCCGCCGGCCTTGCTGTCACCGAGGATGAACTCGCCAGAGCGCGCGGGGCAGGGGAACTGTTCCGGGCTGAGGTCGACAGGCTTCTGCTCAGCCACGATGCCCTGATCACGGCTGGTGCGCTGACCACGGCGCTGCTGGCCGCGCCCTTCGAAAAAGAAGCCGTGTGGACGCCGATGCGCACCATTGGCTTTAACGTCAGCGGTCATCCCGTTCTGGCCATGCCCATCGGCTTCGACAATGGCTTGCCAATGGGCATGCAGATCGTCGGCAAGCACTGGGATGAAGCGACCATCGTTCAGATCGGTGACGCCTTTGAGCGCGCGACCGATCATGCCGTGCAACGGCCACCAGCGCTCACCTAA
- a CDS encoding Ppx/GppA phosphatase family protein, translating into MTDISRSANASAPRAEAGPGQPSGDSRGRSAGAPSLAAPDPRTPPSSGQRRHRGPLYAALDLGTNNCRLLIARPHDRGFRVLDGFTRIVRLGEGVSVTGRLGDAAMERTMEALRQCRNKLRDHQPTRMRLIATEACRAAENGPAFLARVKSEIGLDLEIVDRRTEAELAVTGCADLIDGETSGALMFDIGGGSSELAWLDFRGGRPRSQGRMSASIRSWQSLPVGVVSIAERFGGVDVTPEVFENMVRYVSEHLRQFRGREKLRQMIGTHPVHLIGTSGTVTTLAGLHLGLERYERQKVDGLWMKRQDVDETMRVLLDMPFERRVAHPCIGKDRADLVLPGCAIFEAIRREWPTERVRVADRGLREGILISLMDADRTTKRFGRYPKGAGNGQ; encoded by the coding sequence GTGACCGATATTTCTCGGTCCGCCAATGCATCGGCGCCGCGCGCCGAGGCAGGGCCCGGTCAGCCATCCGGCGACAGCCGGGGGCGCAGCGCAGGCGCGCCGTCGCTTGCCGCACCGGATCCGCGGACGCCACCATCTTCCGGCCAACGCCGCCATCGCGGCCCGCTCTACGCTGCCCTTGACCTCGGCACCAATAATTGCCGCCTGCTTATCGCCCGTCCGCATGATCGCGGTTTTCGCGTGCTCGATGGCTTTACCCGCATCGTTCGCCTGGGCGAGGGCGTGTCGGTTACCGGGCGGCTGGGCGATGCCGCCATGGAGCGGACCATGGAAGCGTTGCGCCAGTGCCGTAACAAGCTGCGCGACCACCAGCCGACCCGCATGCGCCTGATCGCCACCGAAGCCTGCCGCGCTGCGGAAAACGGCCCGGCCTTTCTCGCACGGGTCAAAAGCGAGATCGGGCTCGATCTCGAAATCGTCGATCGCCGCACCGAGGCGGAGCTTGCGGTCACCGGTTGTGCCGACCTGATCGATGGCGAAACTTCGGGCGCCTTGATGTTCGATATCGGCGGTGGCTCGTCGGAATTGGCGTGGCTCGATTTCCGCGGCGGCCGTCCGCGGTCGCAGGGGCGGATGTCGGCGTCGATTCGCTCCTGGCAGTCGCTGCCGGTGGGCGTCGTGTCCATCGCCGAGCGCTTTGGCGGCGTCGACGTGACGCCTGAAGTGTTCGAAAACATGGTGCGCTATGTTTCGGAACACCTGCGCCAGTTCCGCGGCCGCGAAAAGCTGCGGCAGATGATCGGCACCCATCCGGTGCACCTGATCGGCACGTCGGGCACGGTGACGACCTTGGCCGGGCTGCATCTGGGCCTCGAGCGCTATGAGCGGCAAAAGGTCGACGGTCTCTGGATGAAGCGGCAGGATGTGGATGAAACCATGCGCGTGCTGCTCGACATGCCATTCGAGCGTCGCGTCGCTCATCCCTGCATCGGCAAGGACCGGGCCGATCTGGTGCTGCCCGGCTGCGCGATCTTCGAAGCCATCCGTCGCGAATGGCCGACCGAACGCGTGCGCGTTGCGGATCGGGGCTTGCGCGAAGGCATTCTGATCTCGTTGATGGATGCCGATCGCACCACCAAGCGCTTTGGGCGCTATCCGAAGGGGGCTGGCAATGGTCAATAG